One Archangium violaceum genomic window, CGTTGGGGAATCGTGCGAGCGGGCCCTACCTCAGGCGTCCAGGCGCGTGATGACGCGACGTGGCGGCCCGAATCTCTCTATTCGAAGCGAGCGGCGGTCGAGCGCACGACCCCCTCGAAGCTCCCGGCCCGACCCGCCCGCTCTCTCAGCGGCGAGCGGGGCGCTGGAACTCGATCGACAGCTCATTGCCGTCCTGGTGCGTCTGGAAGGGAACCTGCTCCTTGAGCTTGATGGCGACCCGGACCGTGCGCGAGGGGCCCACCTGGGGGTCCACCGAGACCACCGCCGTGTCGAAGAAGGAGGTGTTGAGCGGCAGGGTGTTGTTGGACTCGACGATGCGGGTGTTCTCCAGTTCCAGCACCACTTCCTTGTCGCCCTCGGTGACGGTGTAGCGGACGGGCTCGTTGGTGCGCACGAAGACGCGCGAGGCCGAGGACTCCTGCTTGAAGCCCACCAGCGTCATCGTCTTGCGGCGCGAGGAGTCACCCGAGCCGTCCCCCTGCTCCACGGAGGCACGGCGCGGCGTCTCGGCCTGGGCGATGCGGGCCTGGCGAGCTTCGGCCCGCTCACGCTTCCTCTCCTCGGCGGCGGCCTGGGCCTCCTCGCGCTGGCGCTCACGCGCCTCGGCGGCCAGACGCTTCTTCTCCTCGGCGGCGGCGCGGGCCTCCTCGCGCTGGCGCTCACGCGCCTCGGCGGCCAGACGCTTCTTCTCCTCGGCGGCGGCGCGGGCCTCCTCCTGGCGCTGCTTCTCGGCGGCCGCGGCCGCCTCCCTATCCGCGCGAGCCTGCTGCTCGGCCTGCTGGGCCGCCACCCGCGCGGCCTCCTCCTGAGCCTTGCGATCGGCATCGGCCCGCGCCTGGGCCTGCCGCTGGGCTTCCGCATCCGCCTGGGCCGCGGCGGCCGCCTGGGCCGCGGCCTTCTCCTGCTGCTGCCGCTCCGCTTGCGCCGCCACCGCCGCCTGGGCCGCGGCCTTCTCCTGCTGCTGCTGCTCCGCTTGCGCCGCCACCGCCGCCTGATCCGCGCCGCCACCAGGCGTCGTGCCCGGAGCCGTGCCCGCGGGCGCCGAGGGCCTCGCCGCCACCGCCGCGCCGCCTCCCACGCTCACCACCAGCGAGTTTCCGGTGGCCTGGATGTCCGGATCCACGTCGCGCTCGAAGCCGATGAGAACGCGGGCGATGGCCGATTCGTCGGAGCCATAGCTGGCCGTCCGGATGGCGGTGATGGTGCCATTGCCGACGGAGATGTCCTCCTTCACGCCGGAGAACACAGCCTCGGAGATGTCGATGACCAGTCGGGGTGGATCCGTCATCGTGAAGGTGGTGAAGTTGGGCTTCTTCGTCCCGACGATCTCCACCGTCCCGCCCCGCACGTTCACGCCCGTGATGGTGTTGAGATTGCCCTGGGCCGGGGCTTGCCCCTCCTGCGCCAGTGCCAGACCCGGCACCAGCACGCAGGCAAGCAACACAACCGCGATGGCCTTCATCGGCGACTTCCCTCCGGACGGACGCATTCGACCGCGAAGCTAGCATGCGGTGCTGGGGCTCCAACTTTCCAGCAATCCCGCTACGGCGGCGGCCGTCCTCTCCCAACTCCCACCCCATGGGAGGAGGTTCACTTGTCATCAACCCCAAGCGAACCCATGAAAATCCTACAGAGCCGGGGGCTCACCTCGGAGGGGCTCACCTCCATCGAGGCAGCGCGGGCGTCCGGTTGCGATGGGTGCGCGCGTACTCGATGAGGTTCTTGATGTCGTAGCAGATCTGCCGGATGTCGTGCCCCATCGTCAGCTCGATGTGGCTGTTGCCCTTCACCGGCCGCCAGAGGAGGTACTCGCTCTGGGCCGCGTGGTAGACGCTGCGGGTGGACTCCACGGATGCGAGCGGATCCATGTCCCCGAAGATGATGGCCATGGGGATGTGGATCTTCGAGAAGCCGCGCTTGAAGTCGAACCCGGTGCGGTAGCACACCATCTCGCCGCGGCGGATCCACCGCGCGAACTGCTCCACCACCTTGCGCGGCTCTCGCTCACCGCCCTCGCGTAGCAACCAGCGCACGTCCTTGGCACTGACGCGGGCGGGGTTGCTCAACCGGTTGATGCGGGTGGTGATGCGGTTGAAGACGGGGTGATCCTCGGCCCAGGCGAGTTGCCTCTCCGCGAACTTCAACCAGTCATCCACCGGGATGAAGTAGAACCGGCGCTCGCGGGGCGCGTCCTTGGGCTCCAGCCACCGGGCCAGGCTCTCGTTGAGGGCGGAGGCGCCCCGGGCGAGCAGCATCCGTCCCGTGTGCCCCAACCGCTCCTCCAGGTTGAGGCCGGCGATCGCCGCGTCGATGGTCGCCCCCAGCGCGGGAGCCCACAGGGCCAGCATCCGCAGCAGCATGATGCCCCGGCCCAGGTCCGCCGGAGAGCCGATGGTGATGAGGCCCTCGAAGTCGTCGTGGATGCCGGCATAGCCATAGCCGAGCATCCCGCCCATGGAGTGGCCGCAGAAGAAGATGCGCTCGCGCCGGGTGATGCGCTTCACCCCCGACACGGCGGCCGGCAGGTCGTAGAGGAAGTAACTGTCGATGTCCCAGCCGTAGTCCAGGTCCTGAGGCAGCGGGCGGCGAAAGCGAGCGGCGCGCTCCTTCTGGAACTCGATGGAGCTCTTGCCGTGTCCGCGCAGCTCCAGGATGTGGATGTCCACCCCGAAGAAGAGCAGGTTCTTGACGAACTGGCCGCTCGTCCAGGCGTGGCGGTTCTGGGAGAAGCCATGCACCAGCAGCAGGGGCTCGCCGAACAAGGGCTGAGCGAAGGGTTGCTTGACGGGACGGTAGCGGGTGATGACCAGGGACCAGCCGTCGGCCGTCTCCACCACGTACTTGGTCTTCTGGTAAAGCGATCGGAAGTCGAGCTCATCGACCGTGGGTGTATGGGGACCCGTTGGAGTCGCCGCTCTCCAATCCGGCAAGCGCATATCTTGAATCTACGGACTGTGATGCAACGCGCCAAGGTTTCCACCAAGCCTCGCCCGGGCGGCACCCACCAGGAACAGTGAACCGGTGCACAGGATGACGTCACCAGCAGCCGCTCGCTCGCGAGCACCGGCCAGTGCGTCGTCCAGTGATGGATACGTGCACACCTCCGTACAGAGGGCACGTGCCTCGTCGAGGTAGCGCTCCGGGGGGAGCGAGCGAGGGGTGTCGAGCGGCGTGAGGTGTACCGAAGTACAGCTTGGCAGGAGCGCGCGCAGCATCGGTCCGCGGTCCTTGTCTGCCACCACGCCGAAGACACAGTGCACGCGGCGTCCGGGGTAGAGGGAGCGCAGGCCGGCGAGCAACACCTGCACCCCGGCGGGGTTGTGGGCGCCATCCAGCAGCACCGGGGGTTGACCGCCCAGTTCCTCCAGGCGTCCGGGCCAGCGGGCCGTACAGGCGCCCGTCCGCAGGGCTTCCGATGGAATGGGGAGACCCCGCTGGGAGAGCAGCTCCAGGGCGGCGAGCGCCACCGCCGCGTTCTGCCGCTGGTGCTCACCTCGCAGGCCCAGCGTGAGGCCCTCCAGCGAGAGGCCCGGCCCCTCGTAGGCGACGTTGCCCTCCGGGCGGGCGGCCACCGAGAACTCCCGGCCCTCGAGGAGCAGGGGCGCTCCCACCTCCCCTGCCCTGCGCTCGATGGCGGCGAGGGCCTCGGGCTCCTGACGGCTCACCACCACGGGAACGCCCGGCTTGAGGATGCCGGCCTTCTCCCCGGCGATGGCCCCCAGCGTGTTGCCCAGGTACTCCATGTGATCGAAGGACACCGGCGTGATGGCGGTGACGAGCGGCTGGCACGCGGTGGTGGCATCCAGACGCCCACCCAGGCCCACCTCCACCACGGCCACGTCCACACCCTCCCGGGCGAAGTGCCAGAAGGCCACCACGGTGCCGAACTCGAAGTACGTGAGCGAGGTGGCCGCGTCCGGATGCCGCTCGAGCACCTCGAGAATGCGCTGGCCGAACACCTCGTCATCGATCTCCACCCCGTCCACGCGGATGCGCTCGTTGACGCGCACCAGGTGGGGCGAGGTGTAGAGCCCCACCCGGTAGCCCGCGGCATGGAGGGCGGCGGAGGCGAAGGCGCAGGTGCTGCCCTTGCCGTTGGTGCCCGCCACGTGCAACGCGGGGTAGCGACGCTCGGGGTGACCGAGCGCCTCCAACGTGTCCCGCACCCGCTCGAGACCGAGCTTGATGCTGGAGGGGCTGAGCCGGGCGAAGAACTCCAGGGCCTCCGCCGGCGTCCGGGGCAGCGTCATGGCGCGGCGGGCACTAACCGAGCAGGCCGAGCACCTGACCCAGCGTCGCGCGCAGCTCCTTGCGCGGCACGATGGAGTCGATCATCCCGTGCTCGACGAGGAACTCGGAGCGCTGGAAGCCCTCGGGGAGCTTCTGGCGGATGGTCTGCTCGATGACGCGCGGGCCGGCGAAGCCGATGAGGGCCTTGGGCTCGGCGAGGATGATGTCACCCAGCCAGGCGAAGGAGGCCGCCACGCCGCCGGTGGTGGGGTGCAGCAGCACCGAGATGTAGGGCTTGCCCACGTTGCGGAAGCGGGCGATGGCCGCGCTCGTCTTGGCCATCTGCATGAGGGAGAAGATGCCCTCCTGCATGCGGGCGCCGCCCGAGGCCGAGAAGACGATGGCCGGGCACTTGAGCTCGAAGGCGCGCTCGAAGACACGGGTGACCTTCTCACCCACCACCGAGCCCATGGAGCCGCCCATGAACTCGAAGACGAAGCAGCCAATGGACACCGGCTTGCCCTCGATGCGGCCCACCCCGGAGATGAAGGCGTCGTTCTCGCCGAGCGCCTTGCGGGTGGACCGGAGCCGGTCCT contains:
- a CDS encoding AMIN domain-containing protein — protein: MKAIAVVLLACVLVPGLALAQEGQAPAQGNLNTITGVNVRGGTVEIVGTKKPNFTTFTMTDPPRLVIDISEAVFSGVKEDISVGNGTITAIRTASYGSDESAIARVLIGFERDVDPDIQATGNSLVVSVGGGAAVAARPSAPAGTAPGTTPGGGADQAAVAAQAEQQQQEKAAAQAAVAAQAERQQQEKAAAQAAAAAQADAEAQRQAQARADADRKAQEEAARVAAQQAEQQARADREAAAAAEKQRQEEARAAAEEKKRLAAEARERQREEARAAAEEKKRLAAEARERQREEAQAAAEERKRERAEARQARIAQAETPRRASVEQGDGSGDSSRRKTMTLVGFKQESSASRVFVRTNEPVRYTVTEGDKEVVLELENTRIVESNNTLPLNTSFFDTAVVSVDPQVGPSRTVRVAIKLKEQVPFQTHQDGNELSIEFQRPARR
- a CDS encoding alpha/beta fold hydrolase, producing MRLPDWRAATPTGPHTPTVDELDFRSLYQKTKYVVETADGWSLVITRYRPVKQPFAQPLFGEPLLLVHGFSQNRHAWTSGQFVKNLLFFGVDIHILELRGHGKSSIEFQKERAARFRRPLPQDLDYGWDIDSYFLYDLPAAVSGVKRITRRERIFFCGHSMGGMLGYGYAGIHDDFEGLITIGSPADLGRGIMLLRMLALWAPALGATIDAAIAGLNLEERLGHTGRMLLARGASALNESLARWLEPKDAPRERRFYFIPVDDWLKFAERQLAWAEDHPVFNRITTRINRLSNPARVSAKDVRWLLREGGEREPRKVVEQFARWIRRGEMVCYRTGFDFKRGFSKIHIPMAIIFGDMDPLASVESTRSVYHAAQSEYLLWRPVKGNSHIELTMGHDIRQICYDIKNLIEYARTHRNRTPALPRWR
- a CDS encoding bifunctional folylpolyglutamate synthase/dihydrofolate synthase, coding for MTLPRTPAEALEFFARLSPSSIKLGLERVRDTLEALGHPERRYPALHVAGTNGKGSTCAFASAALHAAGYRVGLYTSPHLVRVNERIRVDGVEIDDEVFGQRILEVLERHPDAATSLTYFEFGTVVAFWHFAREGVDVAVVEVGLGGRLDATTACQPLVTAITPVSFDHMEYLGNTLGAIAGEKAGILKPGVPVVVSRQEPEALAAIERRAGEVGAPLLLEGREFSVAARPEGNVAYEGPGLSLEGLTLGLRGEHQRQNAAVALAALELLSQRGLPIPSEALRTGACTARWPGRLEELGGQPPVLLDGAHNPAGVQVLLAGLRSLYPGRRVHCVFGVVADKDRGPMLRALLPSCTSVHLTPLDTPRSLPPERYLDEARALCTEVCTYPSLDDALAGARERAAAGDVILCTGSLFLVGAARARLGGNLGALHHSP
- the accD gene encoding acetyl-CoA carboxylase, carboxyltransferase subunit beta, which encodes MAWFSKKPRIATTPEPVEAPSRMQGLWAKCENCDEIIYRQELEKNLNVCPHCEHHLPWPARARLAALLDPDSFEEFDKELEPQDPLTFTDTKKYKDRLRSTRKALGENDAFISGVGRIEGKPVSIGCFVFEFMGGSMGSVVGEKVTRVFERAFELKCPAIVFSASGGARMQEGIFSLMQMAKTSAAIARFRNVGKPYISVLLHPTTGGVAASFAWLGDIILAEPKALIGFAGPRVIEQTIRQKLPEGFQRSEFLVEHGMIDSIVPRKELRATLGQVLGLLG